Within Streptomyces roseirectus, the genomic segment CTCCTGATGGTCGTCGGAGTCGGCGAGCCCGGGGACGTTCTCGATGAGCAGCACCCGGGGCTTGATCGCGTGGACGAGGTAGACGGTGGCCTTCAGCAGCCGCTCCTCCACCCGCGAGTCCGACCGCGCGACGGTCGCGCTCGACCGCACCCTCGGCAGCCCCGCCGAGAGGAGGTCCACGTCATAGCTCTCGGGGTGGTCCTGCGGGTCGAACTCCAGCAGGTCGGTGTGGAGCACGTTCCAGTGCGGTCGGTTCGTCCGCAGGGTGGTGACGGCGTCCTCGTCGTCGTCCAGCAGCAGCCGGGGTTCGAACCCCGCCCGCTCCAGTCCGAGCGCGAGTCCGCCCGCCCCCGAGCACACGTCCACGAAAGTCAGGCCGCTCATGTCTTCCTCCCCTTGATCAGTTCCGCGCGGCGTCGCTCCACCGCCGCCCCCACCCGCACGGCCACCTGCTCGGGAGCCTCGTGCTCCCAGAACCGCAGCACCATCCAGCCCAGCGAGACCAGGTTCTCCGTCGTCTCCCGGTCGCGGGCCATGTTCCGGTCCAGCTTTTCACGCCACCACTGGGCGTTGGCCTTCGGCCGCGTCGCGTGCTGCGGGCACCCGTGCCAGAAACAGCCGTCGATCAGGACGGCCACCTTCGCCCCGGTGAACGCCACGTCGATCCGGCGCCGCGCCATGCCCGGCACCGGGTACTCCACCCGGTAGCGCAGACCCGCGGCGTGGAGCAGGCGCCGTACGGCCAGCTCGGCCGCCGTGTCCTTGCTGGCCTGCCGGGACATGCGCGCGGAGACGCCGGGGGAGGAAGGCTTCACATCGCTCAATGTTGTCGCGCCTCAGGAACGTACGTCGTCACGGTCGATGATCACCGCATCCTGCCGGCCGTCGCCGATCGCCGGATCGGCACCCGCGATCCGCGGCGTGGCCGGAAGCGGACCGGTGTCACGATCTTCACTCCGCCCCGTGACACTCCCCATAAGCGACCCCCGACCCGCACCAGCACTCCGCCCCCCGCTGCGGCGGCCACGCCACCGCGCGCCCGCGTGCCGCCAGTGTCGTCGCGTACTGGGGCAGGAGAGTCGGATCGGACGGGGACGCGCCCTCGGACGCGGCGAACGCCTCGTAGGAGGGGACCGTGCCGGTGACGATGCCGAGGTTGGGGGTGCCGGAGGCGGAGAGCTCGCGCAGGGAGGACTCTATGGTCGACAAGTGGGCGGCGTGGGACGGGTATTCGGCGGCGAGCGCGGGGTACGCCGCGAGGAGTTCGGCGAGTTCGGCGGCGGGCCAGTGGAGGACGGCGACCGGGAACGGACGCGACAACGCCTCGCGGTAGGCGCCGAGTTCGGCGCGCAGACGGGAGATCTCGGCCTCCAGCTCCGCCGGGTTCTCGGAGCCCAACGACCAGACGCGTTTGGGGTCGTGGAGTTCGTCGAGGGAGACGGGGGAGGCGTGGAGGGTGTCGGCGAGGCGGTCCCAGTCGTCGTGGGCCGCGCCCAGCATCCGGCGTACGCGGTGCCGCCCGAAGAGCAACGGGTGTGTGGAGTACGGGGGTTCGGCGACGTCCGTCAGGAGGAGACGGGCGCCGTCGGTGAACGTCGCCTCCGCCTGCTCCAGTTCGTCGTGGGCCTCCAGCGCCTCCGCGACGATCACCCAGGGCGCCGGGTCGCGCGGCGCGGTCACGCGGATGCCGTCGATGATCGCGCGGGCCTCGGCCTCGTGGCCGTACTCCCAGAGGTTGGCCGCTTTCAGGGCGCGGACGAGGTGCGGGGCGTCCAGGGTGTCCGGGGCCGCCAGCAGACGGTCGTACAGAGCGGTTGCTGCCGGGCGGTCGCCGCCCAGTTCCAGGTGGGCCGCCGCCCGCAGCAGGAGCGGTTCCGCGTCCTCGGGGTGGAGGCCGGCGGTGCGTTCCAGGCGGGCGGCTTCGGCGGAGTGGTCGACGTTCTCGGCGGGCGTGTCGGGGCGCATGGACGACACGGTACTGCCCGGCGGGGACGAAGGTGAGGTATCCGCAGGCCGGGGGTGGTCCCACCGGGGCCGGCCCTCGCCGACCCTTAGGGGATCACCGGTCTTCCGGGAGATCCCCTACCTCTCAGGTACCCCCCGGTTACCTCTCAGGTACCCCCGGCTCTCGGCGATCCCGGTCCCCGGCGATCCCGGTCCCCGGGGAGCTCCGGCCCCTGTAGGGCTCCGGCCCTTGAGACCGCCGGCCCGCCCCACCCCGCAAGCCCCTACGCCCCGTAATACCCCCTACACCACCACCCCGTCGATCTGCAGCGTCTGCACCGACTTCGCCGCGAACGGCACCGCGACCGTCTTGCCGGACACCCTGATGTCCGAACGGGCCGTGTAGAGGTCGCCGCCACCGGTCGTGACCGTGTTCCAGCGCGGGACGAGACCCCCCGAGCCACCGGAGACGGTGGTGAAGCGGGACAGGTCGAACGTCAGCGTCTGCGCCGACGTCGCCGTGTTCGCCGCGACGATCACGAGCCGGTTCGCCGACCGGTCGAGCGCCGCGACCGCGTAGCTCACGCCCGTGTCGAGGATCGTCATCCCGGGCCGGATGTGCCGGCTGAACTGGGCCATCACGTAGTACTTCGTCTGTACGGCACCGGGGGTCAGCGTCGCCGCGTCGTACGCGATCATCGCCCAGTTCGACGACGGGTCCATGACCTGCCAGTAGACCCACGCCGTCGGGTGCAGCCAGCGGAAGTCGGAGAGCAGGTTGCTCGCCATGGACATACCGGTGCCGTCGTTGTCCCCGGTCTCGGAGTTCCACAGCTTCTTGCCGGACGTCGTCACAACGTCCGTGTAGAGCAGGTCCCTTCGGCCGCCCGAACCCTGATAGCCGTGCACGTTGACCTGGCTGACGTACCCCTTGGTCGTCGACGAGAACGCGTTCCACGTGCTGCGCGCCGTGTCGTAGTTGGTCTCGTCGCTCGCCGCGATCCGTACGCCGCTCAGGCCCCGCTTGTCCAACTCGCTGCGCATGTACGGGAGTACGGCCGCCTGGACGGCCGCGTCCATGTGGCAGCCCTCCTGCGTGCCGGTCGCCTTCCACCAGTCCGACGCGGGCTCGTTGAAGGGGTCGACCGTCGCGAAGTTCACGCCCCAGTTGTTCTTCGCGTAGAGGGCGACCGCCGCGAGGTGCGAGGCGTGCTGGCGGTAGTTCCAGGTCTGGAGGTTGTTGCCGCCGTCGGCCGCGCCGGACGGGTTGTGGTTCGAACACATCCACCACATGGGGGAGTTGGCGAACAGCTCGGTCGTCGCGCCGCGCGCGACCGCCTTCTGCAGCATCGCCCGCTGCTTGGCGTCCGCCGTCCACTTCCACGCCGACGAGGCGGGGTCCTCGTTGTTCCAGTCCTGCCAGTAGCCCTCGATCTGCTTGAACGCGGGGATGTTGGGCGAGACCACCATCGACTCGCCGTTCACCGAGTTCGAACTGCACGCGCCCAGGTTGTAGCGGGCGATGTTCAGGCCCAGACCGGGCAGCGAAGTGCCGTTGTACGTCGTCGACTTGGTGGTGAAGAAGATGTCGGCGAAGTCGTCCCGGGCGCCGAAGACGTTCGCCCACCAGGCCAGGGACGTGCCCCAGCCCTCCCAAGTGCCGTACGAGGTGGAGGGGTTGACGGAAATCGTCGCATCGGCGTGGGCCGTTCCGGTGGCCAGCGCGGTGCCGAGGAAGGCGCCGCCGCCCGCCGCCAGCAGTGTCCTGCGTCGGATCATGGCTACTCCGCTTCGATCGTCGTCGATCGACGGTTGTGGGGAGGACCGGTCGTTTCGACCGGCCGTGTGGGGGTGCGACAGGAAGCATCAGGTGTGCCGTGCCGAGTTGTCGAGACATCTGACAGCCCTTTCGCAAACCGATGGAAGAAGGGTTCGACGGGACGAACACGACGCCGTGAATTGTGCGGGTCTGGCGAGTTTGGTCCGCATCCCTTATCGTCCCCGCACCCCCGCGACGGGCCTCCCGGACGGGGGACCCGACGTGGCGGAGGTGGTCCCGCGTGCCGAATCCCGTCGTCCGGCACGGAGCCCGGCGCCGAGCCTGGAACCGGGCCTGGAACCGAGACCGGCACCGAGCCCGGCGGCCTGCCCTGGGCCGGCGCTTCCTGTGGACCGGCGCCGAACTCCTGGTCACCGCCGGCGTGTTGGGGCTGCTGCTCGTCGTCCACCAGCTGTGGTGGACCAACCAGGAGGCCAGAGCCGGCGCCGAACGCGAAGTGCGGGCGCTGGAGAGGCAGTGGGGGAGCGGCGGCGCGGACGAGTCGCCCGGGGCGGGGAGACCGGAACCGGAGCGTGGGCCCGCCGCCAACTCCCCTTCCGACGGCGGCTTTTCGCCGGGTACGGAGCCGGCGCCCCGCCGCTCCCAGACGTACGCCGTCCTCGTCCTGCCCCGCATCGGCGTGCGCGTCCCGATCGCCGAGGGCATCGACAAGCGGGACGTCCTCGACAAGGGGTACGCCGGTCACTACCCCGGCACCCAGCAGCCCGGCCGGCCCGGCAACTTCGCCCTCGCCGCCCACCGCAACACCCACGGCGAGCCCTTCCGTCACCTGGACAGGCTCCGGCGCGGGGACACCGTCCGGGTGGAGACGGCGTCCACCCGCCACACGTACGCCGTCGACCGGATCCTGTCGCAGACCTCGGCCCGTGACTCCGGAGTACTACGGGTCCTACCCCGCTCGACCGTCCACCCCGGGTACGGGTACGACATACCCGCGGCGTACATCACCCTGACTACCTGCACGCCGGAGTACACCTCCCGGTACCGGCTGGTGGTGTGGGGGAAGCTGGTGTCCAGCGAAGCGCGGGGTTGACGGCCGGAGCTGGGAGGTGACGGCCAGAGCCCGGAACTGAAGGCCGGGGCTCGGGGGCGACGGCCGAGGGTCGGGACTGAGGGCCGAGGCCCAGGGCTGACGGCCAGGCCCGGCGCTGACGGCGTGACGGCGGCGCCGGAAAAACTCCCCGGCGCGGGAACCACCCGTCGGCCCCGTTCGTCTTCAGGGCACAGGCGGTGATCAATCCGACCGACGGAGAGAGGGGGAGCGCACCATGGAGCGTCTGCTGAGCCGGTCCCCGGCACGCGCGTTCGGCGCGCTGTTCGCCCTCTTCGCCGGCACCCTCCTCCTCGACACCGGCACCCTCTTCACCGCCCTCGCCGTGGCCGCCGCGATCGGCTCGGCGTTCGCCGTCTGCTGCCTCGTCGCCGCGCGCAGCGCCCCGCCCGTCCCGGGCACGCGCATCCGCACGGCGATACGGGACCGGGCCAGACGCACGGCCTTCCTGCCCCAGCGCGACCCCGACGCCTCGGGCCGCTCCCGCCCCCGAGCCCCCGGCCACGCCCTCCGGACGACAACCGCGTAGGGCACACCGGGCAGGACACGCCGGACAGCGCACCTCCGGGCCGCCGAACGCGCCGGGCCGCGAAACAGCCCGGCCGGCGAACCAGGGCTGATCGGCAATCCAGGGCCGGCCCGCGAACAGGGCTGGGCCAGGAAACAACCCCGGCCGCGCACCAGGCCGACCCACCGACCAGCGCCCGCCCGCCCCCGCCCGCCCCGCGCGGAGTCGTCATGCCGCCGCACCACCTCACCCCGGCACGACGAGACCCCCGGAGGGCTCCCCTTGTCCGTCTTCGCGTCCCTGGTAGAGCGGTTCGCCGCCCTGCTCGAACCCCTCTTCCACACCTCCGCGGCCGCCGCCGCGATCATCCTGCTGACCGCGCTCGTACGCCTCCTCGTCCACCCCCTCTCCCGCGCGGCGGCACGCGGCCAGAAAGCGCAGCGGGCGTTGCAGCCGAAGATCGCCGAACTGCGCAAGAAGCACGGGAAGAACCCGGAACGACTCCAGCGCGCGATGCTGGAGCTGCACGCGGCGGAGAAGGTGTCCCCGCTCGCCGGATGCCTGCCGCAGCTGCTCCAACTCCCCGTGTTCTTCGTCCTGTTCTACCTCTTCTCCCGCCCGACGATCGGCGGCGAGACCAACGCCCTGCTCGAACACGACCTGCTGTCCGCGCCGTTGGGCAAGCGGTGGACCGACGCGCTGGGCGACGGCGGGCTGTTCGGGACGGCGGGCCTCGTCTACCTG encodes:
- a CDS encoding SEC-C domain-containing protein, whose product is MRPDTPAENVDHSAEAARLERTAGLHPEDAEPLLLRAAAHLELGGDRPAATALYDRLLAAPDTLDAPHLVRALKAANLWEYGHEAEARAIIDGIRVTAPRDPAPWVIVAEALEAHDELEQAEATFTDGARLLLTDVAEPPYSTHPLLFGRHRVRRMLGAAHDDWDRLADTLHASPVSLDELHDPKRVWSLGSENPAELEAEISRLRAELGAYREALSRPFPVAVLHWPAAELAELLAAYPALAAEYPSHAAHLSTIESSLRELSASGTPNLGIVTGTVPSYEAFAASEGASPSDPTLLPQYATTLAARGRAVAWPPQRGAECWCGSGVAYGECHGAE
- a CDS encoding class E sortase gives rise to the protein MPNPVVRHGARRRAWNRAWNRDRHRARRPALGRRFLWTGAELLVTAGVLGLLLVVHQLWWTNQEARAGAEREVRALERQWGSGGADESPGAGRPEPERGPAANSPSDGGFSPGTEPAPRRSQTYAVLVLPRIGVRVPIAEGIDKRDVLDKGYAGHYPGTQQPGRPGNFALAAHRNTHGEPFRHLDRLRRGDTVRVETASTRHTYAVDRILSQTSARDSGVLRVLPRSTVHPGYGYDIPAAYITLTTCTPEYTSRYRLVVWGKLVSSEARG
- a CDS encoding beta-1,6-galactanase, which gives rise to MIRRRTLLAAGGGAFLGTALATGTAHADATISVNPSTSYGTWEGWGTSLAWWANVFGARDDFADIFFTTKSTTYNGTSLPGLGLNIARYNLGACSSNSVNGESMVVSPNIPAFKQIEGYWQDWNNEDPASSAWKWTADAKQRAMLQKAVARGATTELFANSPMWWMCSNHNPSGAADGGNNLQTWNYRQHASHLAAVALYAKNNWGVNFATVDPFNEPASDWWKATGTQEGCHMDAAVQAAVLPYMRSELDKRGLSGVRIAASDETNYDTARSTWNAFSSTTKGYVSQVNVHGYQGSGGRRDLLYTDVVTTSGKKLWNSETGDNDGTGMSMASNLLSDFRWLHPTAWVYWQVMDPSSNWAMIAYDAATLTPGAVQTKYYVMAQFSRHIRPGMTILDTGVSYAVAALDRSANRLVIVAANTATSAQTLTFDLSRFTTVSGGSGGLVPRWNTVTTGGGDLYTARSDIRVSGKTVAVPFAAKSVQTLQIDGVVV
- a CDS encoding YidC/Oxa1 family membrane protein insertase; this encodes MSVFASLVERFAALLEPLFHTSAAAAAIILLTALVRLLVHPLSRAAARGQKAQRALQPKIAELRKKHGKNPERLQRAMLELHAAEKVSPLAGCLPQLLQLPVFFVLFYLFSRPTIGGETNALLEHDLLSAPLGKRWTDALGDGGLFGTAGLVYLALFALVAVVAWFGYRQSRRTMSTSAPVDPDGAVPGLGAVTRVMPFMSFFMLVSVAVMPLAAALYLVTSTAWGTAERALLHR
- a CDS encoding DUF6412 domain-containing protein, which produces MERLLSRSPARAFGALFALFAGTLLLDTGTLFTALAVAAAIGSAFAVCCLVAARSAPPVPGTRIRTAIRDRARRTAFLPQRDPDASGRSRPRAPGHALRTTTA
- a CDS encoding very short patch repair endonuclease is translated as MSRQASKDTAAELAVRRLLHAAGLRYRVEYPVPGMARRRIDVAFTGAKVAVLIDGCFWHGCPQHATRPKANAQWWREKLDRNMARDRETTENLVSLGWMVLRFWEHEAPEQVAVRVGAAVERRRAELIKGRKT